A window of the Lentimicrobiaceae bacterium genome harbors these coding sequences:
- a CDS encoding protoheme IX farnesyltransferase, with translation MTGRRTSLISACARLGKFSISLPVALTTLTGYLLSHGNFSRGIVFPVAGVFLLASASSALNQVQEHKTDLIMPRTHNRPIPAGIISMLQAWIFILLFATAGLAILFIFNGSLTAILGLLTFFWYNAIYTPLKRRSAFAAVPGGVVGALPPLIGWVAAGGSLNNPAAIALGFFFFIGQIPHFWLLLLRYGHEYELAGLQSLTTRFSDIQIRRLSFIWIAATAVSAIMLPAFYHFNYHAVVYTIWALSVILVITFTRLIFPARENVDFKYSFILINIYYFLMMVVMSMQAIL, from the coding sequence ATGACAGGGCGGAGAACCAGCTTAATATCAGCCTGCGCCCGGCTTGGCAAATTCAGCATTTCGCTGCCGGTAGCACTCACCACTTTAACAGGATATTTACTCAGCCACGGAAATTTTTCCCGTGGCATTGTTTTTCCTGTTGCAGGAGTGTTTTTGCTCGCCAGTGCTTCATCAGCACTTAATCAGGTTCAGGAGCATAAAACTGATTTGATTATGCCCCGGACGCACAACAGACCAATTCCAGCCGGCATTATTTCCATGCTTCAGGCATGGATTTTTATCTTGCTATTTGCAACCGCAGGGTTAGCCATACTTTTTATTTTCAACGGTTCACTTACAGCAATTTTGGGCTTACTCACTTTTTTCTGGTATAACGCCATTTATACGCCACTCAAACGCAGGTCAGCCTTTGCAGCTGTTCCTGGAGGCGTTGTGGGTGCCCTGCCTCCTCTCATAGGCTGGGTAGCTGCCGGAGGCTCTTTAAATAATCCTGCCGCCATTGCTCTCGGTTTCTTTTTCTTTATCGGTCAGATACCACATTTCTGGCTTTTATTGCTCCGCTATGGCCATGAATATGAGTTGGCCGGGCTTCAGTCGTTGACTACGCGATTTTCAGATATTCAAATCCGGCGCCTCTCCTTTATTTGGATTGCGGCTACAGCTGTAAGTGCCATTATGTTACCGGCTTTTTATCATTTTAACTATCATGCAGTTGTTTATACAATATGGGCTCTGTCAGTAATCCTTGTCATCACTTTTACCAGGCTGATTTTCCCTGCCAGAGAAAACGTTGACTTTAAGTATTCTTTTATACTTATCAATATCTATTATTTTCTGATGATGGTTGTAATGAGCATGCAAGCCATTTTATAA
- the coxB gene encoding cytochrome c oxidase subunit II yields the protein MYSGASNFVSTTDNAFFFIIGVSVIFLIGITGTLLWFIYRYNKKRNPVATQLHGSNTLEIVWTVIPTILVIIMFFYGWAGYQPIKAAPKDSLKVTATARMWSWMFEYENGIKTDTLYVPVDKAVMLDLVSLDVIHSLYIPAFRVKEDMVPDRGNKMWFIPTKEGSYELFCTEYCGLSHSYMFTEVKVLPKKEFDAWYAKMADTSMKAAAAANPAAEGRRLMEINGCIACHSSDGSKLVGPSYKGVYGSKVIVETDGKEREIIADDEYIKRSIYEPNADIVKGYAKGQMISYKSQLSDEDIVKIIEYLKTLQ from the coding sequence ATGTACTCAGGAGCTTCAAACTTTGTTTCAACAACTGACAACGCCTTTTTCTTTATTATAGGGGTTTCGGTTATTTTTCTTATCGGAATAACCGGTACATTGCTTTGGTTTATATACCGGTACAACAAAAAGCGAAATCCGGTGGCAACCCAGCTTCACGGAAGTAACACCCTTGAAATTGTGTGGACGGTCATTCCAACCATCCTGGTAATCATCATGTTTTTTTATGGCTGGGCCGGTTATCAGCCCATTAAGGCAGCGCCGAAAGATTCATTGAAGGTTACGGCTACTGCACGCATGTGGTCATGGATGTTTGAATATGAAAATGGCATTAAAACAGATACACTATATGTACCTGTTGATAAAGCTGTTATGCTGGATCTTGTTTCACTGGATGTGATACACAGCCTCTACATACCTGCCTTCAGAGTAAAAGAAGACATGGTTCCCGACAGGGGAAATAAAATGTGGTTTATACCGACTAAAGAGGGAAGTTATGAGCTGTTTTGTACCGAGTATTGCGGGTTATCACATTCCTATATGTTTACTGAAGTTAAAGTACTGCCTAAAAAGGAATTTGACGCCTGGTACGCAAAAATGGCCGACACATCGATGAAAGCAGCTGCAGCAGCCAATCCCGCAGCCGAAGGCAGGCGCCTGATGGAAATAAACGGATGTATTGCCTGCCATTCTTCTGATGGTTCAAAACTGGTGGGACCCTCCTACAAAGGAGTGTACGGCAGCAAAGTGATTGTTGAAACCGACGGGAAAGAGCGGGAAATTATTGCAGATGATGAATATATCAAGCGATCCATTTATGAACCCAACGCCGATATCGTAAAGGGTTATGCAAAAGGGCAGATGATTTCATACAAGTCGCAGCTTTCCGATGAGGATATTGTTAAAATTATTGAATACCTTAAAACCCTTCAATGA
- a CDS encoding cytochrome C oxidase subunit IV family protein, giving the protein MSEDKNHIVAYKDHLLVLFLLISLTVITVAVTSIELGPYNTAAAMVIASVKAVIVLLYFMHLKFDNKIYKIMTTIVLMIFAAVVLITFFDYLYR; this is encoded by the coding sequence ATGAGCGAAGATAAAAATCACATTGTTGCCTATAAAGACCACCTACTGGTTCTTTTCCTGTTGATTTCACTTACCGTTATAACCGTAGCGGTTACCAGCATTGAACTGGGCCCTTATAACACAGCTGCCGCAATGGTTATTGCTTCTGTAAAAGCAGTTATTGTATTGCTTTACTTTATGCATCTGAAATTCGACAACAAAATTTACAAGATAATGACCACCATAGTTTTGATGATATTTGCAGCCGTGGTTCTCATTACTTTTTTCGATTACTTATACAGATAA
- a CDS encoding cytochrome c oxidase subunit 3 family protein, with amino-acid sequence MENTTTHHADLHRDDTAAKIGMWLFIFTEILLFGGMFIVYSVYRFRNPVAFHLAHEELSIPIGLLNTVILLVSSATVAISISAIQKSDKKVALISLMITLLLALTFLVNKYFEWGAKFEHGMYPGSELMKNLGHGDMLFFSLYFFMTGLHAVHIIVGMVLLSVSLYKVNNGAINSGRYALLENSGLYWHLVDLIWIFLFPLFYLIH; translated from the coding sequence ATGGAAAACACAACAACCCATCACGCCGATCTGCACCGCGATGACACTGCTGCCAAAATAGGCATGTGGCTGTTTATTTTTACCGAAATTCTGCTTTTTGGCGGCATGTTTATTGTTTATTCAGTATACCGCTTCAGAAATCCGGTTGCTTTTCATCTGGCTCATGAAGAACTAAGCATTCCTATCGGGCTTCTCAATACCGTGATATTGCTGGTTAGTTCGGCTACTGTTGCCATATCCATTTCGGCCATTCAAAAAAGCGACAAAAAAGTTGCTTTGATTTCGCTCATGATAACACTCTTGCTGGCTCTCACTTTTCTGGTAAATAAATATTTTGAATGGGGCGCCAAATTTGAGCATGGCATGTATCCGGGTTCTGAGCTGATGAAAAATCTGGGTCATGGTGATATGCTCTTTTTCAGCCTTTACTTTTTCATGACCGGTCTGCATGCCGTACATATTATTGTTGGCATGGTTTTACTCAGTGTGTCCCTATACAAGGTAAACAACGGCGCCATTAACAGCGGAAGGTACGCTTTGCTCGAAAACAGCGGCCTTTACTGGCACCTGGTTGACCTGATCTGGATATTTCTGTTCCCGTTATTCTATCTCATCCATTAA
- a CDS encoding cbb3-type cytochrome c oxidase subunit I, which translates to MTEQKEHKHEPNFLEYQGKHRGLMGWLTSTDHKRIGLMYFYAMMTFFLSGVIMGLLMKFELISPGQQIMGAQTYNGLFTVHGLTMIFLFVIPGVAAVFGNLFLPIMIGAKDVSFPRLNLFSWYLYILGAIIVITSQFMGSGPPDTGWTFYAPYSLKTNTNVVAAVTGAFILGFSSILTGLNFLVTMHRLRAPGMGWMRMPIFCWTLYGTGWIQLLATPVVGITFLMVIAERTLGIGFFDPALGGDPILYQHLFWIYSHPAVYIMILPAMGVITEIMVTFSRKTVFGYSAMVVSSMAIAFVGYFVWGHHMFTSGMSSTARWVFSFITFLVAIPSAIKVFNWTATLYKGSINLQTPFFWALGFIFVFMIGGFSGLVLGSLATDIHVHDTAFVVAHFHYIVFGGTGFAFFAALHYWYPKIYGKVYNGKIANIGLVIFFIGFNLLYFPMFYLGMVGMPRRYYDYLPQFTTPNIISTVGSWIMVTGLLIVIINLLKARKGSGKEIEDPWDGKTLEWTIASPPILENFEEIPVVDHEAYDYK; encoded by the coding sequence ATGACTGAACAAAAAGAACACAAACACGAACCTAACTTTCTGGAGTACCAGGGAAAGCACAGAGGCTTGATGGGTTGGCTCACCTCAACCGACCATAAGCGTATTGGGTTGATGTATTTCTACGCTATGATGACATTCTTTCTTTCAGGAGTTATCATGGGGTTATTGATGAAATTTGAGCTAATCTCACCCGGGCAACAAATAATGGGAGCTCAAACTTACAACGGACTGTTTACAGTGCACGGGCTTACCATGATATTTCTTTTTGTGATACCCGGAGTGGCCGCAGTTTTTGGCAACCTGTTTCTGCCAATTATGATAGGAGCCAAAGATGTTTCATTCCCAAGACTTAATTTATTCAGTTGGTATCTTTATATTTTAGGAGCCATTATAGTGATTACCTCCCAGTTTATGGGAAGCGGCCCTCCTGATACCGGATGGACTTTTTACGCCCCTTACAGCCTGAAAACAAATACCAATGTGGTTGCAGCAGTAACAGGAGCCTTTATTTTGGGATTTTCCTCTATCCTCACTGGTTTAAACTTCCTGGTAACCATGCACAGGCTCAGGGCACCGGGAATGGGTTGGATGAGAATGCCCATTTTCTGTTGGACACTTTATGGCACCGGTTGGATTCAGTTATTGGCTACTCCTGTTGTTGGCATTACTTTTTTGATGGTAATTGCAGAGCGAACATTAGGAATTGGTTTTTTCGACCCTGCACTTGGCGGTGATCCAATTTTGTATCAGCACCTTTTCTGGATTTACTCTCACCCTGCCGTTTATATTATGATCCTTCCGGCAATGGGCGTAATCACTGAGATTATGGTAACATTTTCACGTAAAACGGTATTTGGCTATTCAGCAATGGTGGTTTCAAGTATGGCCATTGCCTTTGTCGGTTACTTTGTGTGGGGGCACCATATGTTTACTTCAGGTATGAGCAGCACTGCCCGTTGGGTATTCTCCTTTATTACATTTTTGGTAGCCATCCCTTCAGCCATTAAGGTATTTAACTGGACAGCTACCCTTTATAAAGGTTCAATTAATTTACAAACTCCTTTTTTCTGGGCATTAGGCTTTATTTTTGTGTTTATGATCGGGGGTTTCTCAGGGCTGGTTTTGGGCTCATTGGCCACCGATATTCATGTACACGATACAGCTTTTGTTGTGGCACATTTCCATTATATCGTTTTCGGTGGAACAGGCTTTGCTTTTTTTGCAGCTTTGCATTACTGGTATCCGAAGATTTATGGCAAGGTTTACAATGGAAAAATCGCCAACATCGGGCTGGTTATCTTTTTTATCGGCTTTAACCTGTTGTATTTCCCCATGTTCTATTTAGGAATGGTAGGAATGCCACGCCGCTATTACGACTATTTACCACAGTTTACAACGCCCAATATAATTTCAACAGTTGGTTCATGGATTATGGTTACAGGGCTGCTAATTGTAATTATTAACCTTTTGAAAGCCCGCAAAGGTTCAGGAAAAGAAATAGAAGATCCATGGGATGGAAAAACCCTTGAATGGACGATTGCCTCTCCCCCGATTCTCGAAAATTTCGAGGAGATTCCGGTAGTTGATCATGAAGCCTACGATTATAAATAA
- a CDS encoding SCO family protein gives MRIRIIALTTLAILSFGLKAQIPATADIKSPQPEIGIVEHLDEYLPDDLSFTGTDGKLYNLKQMIDKPTVLMFVYYRCPGICSPLMTSVAEVISKTDLVLGKDFQVITISFDQREGTDLAIKKRENYLNLITKEVDKSGWNFFTGDSANITRATNAVGFKFKRAGNDFLHSATVIMISPDGKITRYLQGTYFLPFEFKMAVVETSEGKSGPTIFKVLQFCYSYDPVGQQYVLNITKMAGSLILGLGVIIFLILVLKPRKKTTSNKE, from the coding sequence ATGAGAATCAGAATCATTGCTTTAACAACGCTTGCCATCCTTTCGTTCGGGTTAAAGGCTCAGATACCGGCAACTGCTGATATCAAATCGCCTCAACCTGAAATTGGCATCGTGGAACATCTTGACGAATACCTGCCCGATGACCTGTCATTTACCGGAACAGATGGCAAATTATACAATCTGAAACAAATGATTGACAAACCGACTGTCCTGATGTTTGTTTACTACCGTTGTCCGGGAATTTGCAGCCCTTTAATGACCAGTGTGGCAGAGGTCATCAGCAAAACCGACCTGGTTTTAGGGAAGGATTTTCAGGTGATAACCATCAGTTTTGACCAGCGGGAAGGCACTGACCTCGCCATCAAAAAACGCGAGAATTATCTGAATCTCATCACCAAAGAAGTTGACAAAAGCGGCTGGAATTTTTTTACGGGCGACAGTGCAAATATTACCAGAGCAACCAATGCTGTTGGCTTTAAATTCAAACGGGCCGGTAATGATTTTCTACACTCGGCCACCGTTATTATGATAAGTCCTGATGGAAAAATCACCCGATACCTTCAGGGAACTTATTTTTTGCCTTTTGAATTTAAAATGGCTGTGGTTGAAACATCCGAAGGTAAAAGCGGGCCCACTATCTTTAAAGTGTTGCAATTTTGCTACTCTTATGACCCTGTCGGTCAACAATATGTGCTAAATATCACAAAAATGGCCGGCAGCCTGATTCTTGGATTAGGCGTTATCATTTTCCTGATTCTCGTTTTGAAACCCCGAAAAAAAACAACATCAAACAAAGAATAA
- a CDS encoding quinol:cytochrome C oxidoreductase → MNTRFTVSKRFQYAAIALIATGAAVIIYGFITQPERAWANLLLNNYYFLSLAIGASFFLALQHISQSGWSSMFKRVPEAMMAFIPYSGIFMLLLYFGMHSIYHWSHEEAVATDAIIQHKAPYLNIPFFFIRLVIFFIAWTVMTRLLRKASLEEDEKGGMLYFEKSELLSKIHIFLLAITFSFATFDWIMSIDVHWFSTIFSLRNFVAAFYHGSAVIVLIVLLLHQKGYFPALNKSHLLDFSRYIFMLCIVWGYFTFSQFMLIWYANIPEETEYFAFRWHNGFKVVFYVNFIINWFLPFVMLLSQLMNKNIKVVMTICILLIFGQYIDLYEQIFPGVMHTPVFGIVELGFFAAFAGFFSLVVGKALASADIIPRNHPYLEESLHHHLH, encoded by the coding sequence ATGAACACAAGATTTACAGTATCAAAACGCTTTCAATATGCAGCCATTGCGTTGATCGCAACCGGAGCAGCCGTTATCATCTACGGATTTATTACCCAGCCCGAAAGAGCCTGGGCCAATTTACTGCTTAATAACTACTATTTCCTTTCGTTGGCTATTGGAGCAAGCTTCTTCCTTGCCTTGCAGCATATTTCCCAGTCAGGATGGTCGTCAATGTTTAAACGCGTTCCGGAAGCCATGATGGCCTTTATACCTTATTCAGGTATCTTTATGCTGTTACTCTATTTTGGTATGCATTCGATTTACCACTGGTCTCATGAGGAAGCAGTGGCCACGGATGCTATCATTCAGCACAAAGCACCATATTTAAATATCCCCTTTTTCTTTATCAGACTGGTCATCTTTTTTATCGCCTGGACAGTCATGACCCGTTTATTGCGGAAAGCTTCACTTGAAGAAGATGAAAAAGGTGGAATGCTCTATTTTGAAAAGAGCGAATTGCTGTCAAAAATTCACATTTTCCTGCTTGCCATTACTTTCTCATTTGCCACTTTCGACTGGATAATGTCCATTGATGTGCATTGGTTCAGCACAATCTTCTCGCTAAGAAACTTTGTGGCAGCATTTTACCATGGCTCAGCCGTTATTGTACTGATTGTACTTCTGCTTCACCAAAAAGGATATTTTCCTGCACTTAACAAAAGTCATCTGCTCGATTTTTCGCGATACATCTTTATGTTGTGTATTGTGTGGGGATATTTTACCTTTTCACAATTTATGCTGATTTGGTATGCAAACATTCCTGAAGAAACTGAATATTTTGCCTTCAGATGGCACAATGGATTTAAAGTCGTTTTCTATGTAAACTTTATCATCAACTGGTTTTTGCCATTTGTGATGCTGCTTTCGCAACTGATGAATAAAAACATCAAAGTGGTTATGACCATATGCATACTCCTGATTTTTGGCCAGTATATCGATCTGTATGAACAGATATTTCCAGGCGTGATGCACACACCGGTTTTTGGTATTGTTGAGTTAGGTTTCTTTGCTGCATTTGCCGGGTTCTTTTCTCTGGTTGTTGGTAAAGCACTTGCTTCTGCGGATATCATCCCGCGCAACCATCCCTACTTAGAGGAAAGCCTTCACCATCATTTGCACTAA
- a CDS encoding c-type cytochrome has translation MISKKIISALISATAILFLGTSCDRTRNDKGYEYFPDMAHSLTYETYAKIPAMSDSSAMRLPVANTISREVMPYAYPATIEGRAQAAAELVNPLEVNADNLNRGKELFTTFCIGCHGEKGNGEGHLFTSGRYAIKPASLISDKMMSAPEGDIYHVISVGYNVMGAHGHMIRPDDRWKIAMFVKNELQSKPVK, from the coding sequence ATGATCAGTAAGAAAATAATATCGGCCCTTATATCAGCAACAGCAATCCTGTTTCTGGGCACTTCGTGCGACCGCACACGCAACGACAAAGGATACGAATACTTTCCGGATATGGCTCATTCACTCACTTATGAGACTTATGCCAAAATTCCGGCAATGTCTGATAGCTCGGCCATGCGATTGCCGGTAGCCAACACCATTTCACGCGAAGTAATGCCATATGCCTATCCTGCAACAATCGAAGGAAGGGCTCAGGCAGCAGCTGAACTTGTAAATCCTTTAGAAGTAAACGCTGATAACCTAAACAGGGGCAAAGAGTTGTTCACCACTTTTTGCATCGGGTGTCATGGTGAAAAGGGCAACGGAGAGGGGCATTTATTTACCAGTGGCAGATATGCCATAAAACCAGCATCATTGATATCAGACAAAATGATGTCAGCACCTGAAGGTGACATTTACCATGTAATCAGCGTTGGTTATAATGTCATGGGGGCTCATGGTCATATGATCCGGCCTGATGATCGCTGGAAAATTGCCATGTTTGTAAAGAATGAACTGCAAAGTAAACCCGTAAAATAA
- a CDS encoding DUF3341 domain-containing protein — MNKTHIIGVFDEEDTLMAAVNQVKQEGIEISEIYTPYPMHEVIEAMGKKTRFTFAAFLYGFIAAVSVLAFLYYTSVIDWPVNYGGKPTNAFPSFIVVTIILTILTITLASLFTFSARAAIFPGKSYILPDSRSTDDKFVIVFDKSLLKNSVDKLTSILREKGALEVYEKELQPQN; from the coding sequence ATGAATAAGACCCACATCATAGGTGTATTTGACGAAGAAGATACCCTGATGGCTGCTGTAAACCAGGTTAAGCAGGAGGGCATCGAGATTAGCGAAATTTACACCCCCTACCCTATGCATGAAGTCATAGAAGCCATGGGTAAGAAAACACGGTTTACCTTTGCGGCCTTTTTATATGGATTTATAGCTGCAGTAAGCGTGCTGGCATTTCTTTATTACACTTCTGTCATTGACTGGCCGGTAAACTATGGCGGCAAGCCAACCAATGCTTTTCCGTCATTTATCGTGGTAACGATTATCCTGACCATTCTTACCATTACGTTAGCCAGTTTGTTTACTTTTTCGGCAAGGGCAGCAATATTCCCCGGAAAGTCTTATATACTGCCTGATTCACGTTCAACTGACGATAAATTTGTGATTGTTTTTGACAAATCGCTTTTAAAAAACAGTGTTGACAAACTAACTTCCATTCTCCGTGAAAAAGGAGCACTTGAAGTGTATGAAAAAGAGTTACAACCTCAAAACTAA
- the nrfD gene encoding polysulfide reductase NrfD — protein MYKSEVRGPLILGDKNYKQISSDIIAPIDQPIPGWWKMAFLIALLMTAFGVIALYRTVAIGIGTWGVNNSVGWGWEIINFVWWIGIGHAGTAFSIFLLILRQKWRTSINRAAEAMTVVAVGCAALFPAIHMGRVWLAFFIFPYPNTRGPLWVNFNSPLFWDFIAISAYLLISASFWYFGMVPDFATIRDKATSKIKKAVYGFFAFGWTGSSREWLRYEALSYVLGGIAAVLVVSVHSIVSTDFAVSVIPGWHTTVFPPYFVVGAIFSGFAMVMTLMIIIRKMYKFQDYVTDSHLNAIAKILIFISLIMGTAYATEIFIAWYSGSQYEMFTFFKNRVTGDYTFQFWAMVTCNAFIPQLFWFKKVRQNLTMAFIISIFINIGMWYERFNILITSLTKDYLPSSWTTYTPTWVEIGIYIGTLGMFTAGVLLFFKYIPMIAISEVKSVLKVTSINTNDKKHTSHE, from the coding sequence ATGTATAAAAGTGAAGTTCGAGGGCCTCTGATTCTGGGCGACAAAAATTACAAACAGATCAGCAGTGACATCATAGCCCCTATCGATCAACCGATTCCCGGCTGGTGGAAGATGGCATTTCTGATTGCACTTCTGATGACTGCATTTGGAGTAATAGCTCTCTACCGGACAGTTGCCATTGGTATTGGCACATGGGGTGTTAACAACTCCGTTGGCTGGGGCTGGGAGATCATCAACTTTGTATGGTGGATTGGTATCGGCCACGCAGGAACAGCTTTTTCCATCTTCCTCCTGATTCTAAGACAAAAATGGAGAACATCCATCAACAGAGCGGCAGAAGCAATGACTGTTGTGGCTGTTGGTTGTGCAGCCTTATTCCCTGCCATTCACATGGGACGCGTTTGGCTGGCATTCTTCATTTTCCCTTATCCCAACACACGCGGTCCTTTGTGGGTTAACTTTAACTCGCCACTTTTCTGGGACTTTATTGCTATCAGCGCTTATCTGCTTATTTCCGCTTCGTTCTGGTACTTTGGAATGGTGCCCGATTTTGCCACTATCCGCGATAAAGCCACTTCGAAAATTAAAAAGGCTGTTTATGGCTTCTTTGCATTTGGCTGGACAGGTTCATCAAGAGAATGGTTGCGCTACGAAGCCTTAAGCTATGTGCTGGGCGGGATTGCTGCCGTGCTGGTAGTTTCAGTTCATTCTATCGTATCTACCGACTTTGCAGTTTCTGTCATTCCCGGATGGCACACCACTGTATTTCCGCCTTATTTTGTTGTAGGCGCTATTTTTTCAGGCTTTGCCATGGTCATGACCCTGATGATTATCATACGCAAAATGTACAAATTTCAGGATTACGTTACCGATTCGCATTTAAATGCAATTGCCAAGATCCTGATCTTTATATCATTGATAATGGGCACGGCCTATGCAACCGAAATTTTTATTGCCTGGTATTCGGGAAGTCAATATGAAATGTTTACCTTCTTTAAAAACAGGGTTACCGGTGATTACACATTCCAGTTTTGGGCAATGGTCACCTGCAATGCATTTATTCCGCAACTTTTCTGGTTTAAAAAAGTACGCCAAAACCTCACCATGGCTTTTATCATTTCCATCTTTATCAACATAGGCATGTGGTATGAAAGGTTTAACATTCTGATCACTTCACTCACCAAAGATTATCTGCCTTCGAGCTGGACCACCTACACCCCTACCTGGGTTGAGATTGGCATTTATATCGGAACACTGGGAATGTTTACGGCCGGAGTACTATTGTTCTTCAAATACATCCCGATGATTGCCATAAGTGAAGTAAAGAGTGTACTGAAAGTTACCAGTATCAATACAAACGACAAAAAACATACAAGCCATGAATAA